A DNA window from Patescibacteria group bacterium contains the following coding sequences:
- a CDS encoding glycosyltransferase family 2 protein produces MNKPLISVIIPAHNSESTIGVAIDSMLTQTYPNLEIIVVDDNSTDNTEKVVREYETQNKKIQYYKLPYDDPNRVNKRGRNVNAGYLARNYGFEKARGEWITFQDADDASLVNRIEAQYNLAIEYGASHVCIQWQQFKEELLGKRLDIGKIFQEERNMVITNKEIIALAKKTKGVIIPFLGKLNSFIPFEWKRMRVINKFFFQSLDSYPGSGNSPLFKKEIVEKVRFRPVNERVWPSFTGRGADRDFNFQVAETFGNNISFKLPLYLWRVGQENNLGYNFKKYLIK; encoded by the coding sequence ATGAACAAACCCCTCATTTCAGTCATCATACCGGCGCATAACTCCGAAAGCACTATCGGAGTAGCAATTGACTCCATGTTAACGCAAACATACCCCAACTTGGAAATAATCGTTGTAGACGATAACAGCACAGACAATACTGAAAAAGTAGTGCGCGAATACGAAACACAAAACAAAAAAATACAATACTATAAACTCCCTTATGACGATCCGAATCGCGTGAATAAGCGCGGACGAAATGTGAATGCCGGCTATTTGGCGCGAAACTACGGATTTGAAAAAGCGCGTGGGGAATGGATCACCTTTCAAGATGCCGACGACGCCTCTCTTGTAAATCGTATAGAAGCGCAGTACAACCTTGCTATAGAGTATGGCGCTTCGCACGTATGCATTCAATGGCAACAATTCAAAGAAGAATTACTGGGGAAAAGATTGGACATTGGAAAAATCTTTCAAGAAGAGAGGAATATGGTAATAACAAACAAAGAAATAATAGCACTTGCTAAAAAAACCAAAGGGGTCATTATTCCCTTTCTGGGCAAACTAAATTCTTTTATTCCTTTTGAATGGAAAAGAATGCGAGTTATCAATAAGTTCTTTTTCCAGTCTCTTGATTCTTACCCGGGATCAGGGAACAGTCCCTTATTCAAAAAGGAGATCGTGGAAAAAGTAAGATTTCGCCCAGTGAACGAACGGGTTTGGCCATCATTTACGGGGCGTGGCGCCGACCGCGATTTCAATTTTCAGGTTGCTGAAACATTCGGCAATAACATTTCGTTCAAATTGCCGCTTTATTTGTGGAGGGTGGGTCAAGAAAACAATCTTGGTTATAATTTTAAAAAATATTTGATAAAGTAA